Proteins encoded by one window of Mycoplasma capricolum subsp. capricolum ATCC 27343:
- a CDS encoding ABC transporter permease: MFNFQLWKNSFKNTLIVWLFCIPFFSFISIILLISIKSNSNSISITAYQTILRILFDQYGILIISTFLISGTISLMTRPIEKGHLTYILSSNLSRTNIVLSRLLYFLFSITVYVFIVFLINAVFMKINHIKTEEINLKNWALQCFSFWMMVCAIGSLCFMFSCIFNKGTWVLIFNGAIFTIFVASDVISQVGKALDRQFLIDFKNFTILSLIDFNRLSVKTVSEFYISYVILVGIIILSSSIAIISFTKKDLAL, encoded by the coding sequence ATGTTTAATTTTCAATTATGAAAGAATTCATTTAAAAACACTTTAATAGTTTGATTATTTTGTATTCCCTTTTTTAGTTTTATATCTATTATTTTATTAATTTCTATAAAGTCAAATAGTAATTCAATAAGTATAACTGCTTATCAAACTATTTTAAGAATTCTTTTTGATCAATATGGTATTTTAATTATTTCTACTTTTTTAATTTCAGGAACTATTTCTTTAATGACAAGACCAATTGAAAAAGGTCATTTAACTTATATACTTTCATCTAATTTATCTAGAACTAATATTGTTTTAAGTAGATTGTTATACTTTTTATTTAGTATTACAGTTTATGTTTTTATTGTTTTTTTAATAAATGCAGTGTTTATGAAAATTAATCATATAAAAACAGAAGAAATTAATTTAAAAAACTGAGCTTTACAATGCTTTTCATTTTGAATGATGGTATGTGCAATTGGGTCATTGTGTTTTATGTTTAGTTGCATTTTTAATAAAGGAACTTGAGTATTAATTTTTAATGGGGCTATTTTTACAATTTTTGTTGCTAGTGATGTAATTAGTCAAGTTGGTAAAGCTTTAGATAGACAATTTCTAATTGATTTTAAAAATTTTACTATATTAAGTTTAATAGATTTTAATAGACTTTCTGTTAAAACTGTTTCTGAATTTTATATTAGTTATGTAATATTAGTAGGAATTATAATTTTATCTTCTAGTATTGCAATTATTAGTTTTACTAAAAAAGATTTAGCATTATAA
- the leuS gene encoding leucine--tRNA ligase, with the protein MDFSHKAIEKKWQKYWKENNVYKTTDSNHKKAYVLDMFPYPSGAGLHVGHIKGYTATDVYSRFKRMQGYDVLHPIGWDAFGLPAEQYALKTGNDPRDFTLKNIENFKAQLVKMGFSYDYDKEINTADPNYYKVTQWIFKELYKKGLAENRNIDVNWCQELGTVLANDEIIEKDGLMVSERGEYPVVKKKMRQWVLKITDYADKLLKGLDNLDWPNSVKELQRNWIGKSEGCEINFKSNDINIPVFTTRADTVFGATYIVLAPENELVLKLTTPNKLDEVKKYIELTANKSEIERKDESKTKTGVFIGSYAINPLTKEQIQIWISDYVLNDYGSGAIMAVPAHDKRDWDFATKFNLPIRFVISTKDESKAFVGEGKHINSEFLNDLDRIQSLQVIHDYIEKNNLGKKKTNYKLRDWLFSRQRFYGEPFPVLYDKDNNIILVEDDDLPITLPKTDYIKPTNTGESPLANVKNWVNVKIGDREYKRETNTMPQSAGSSWYFIAYILANSKNNLIDLTSDEAKKRLEKWLPVDLYIGGQEHAVGHLLYSRFWTHFLYDLGLLPTSEPFQRLFNQGMILGPDNRKMSKSWGNVINPDDVIDTHGADALRLYEMFMGPLDASLPWSFDGLDASLKWLNRCYRMINKIEFSNTNNHKLDYVYNDVVKKVTQMITELKFNTAISQLMVLVNAIYKEELSTVYKPYIEGFVKMLSLFSPHLAEELWEKLGNNSSVTLQAWPEFDETKIVKNTVVIALQVNGKLRSTIEVEKGTDKETLIKLAQENENIIRFIKGHKNLKYIAVVDRIVNIVIE; encoded by the coding sequence ATGGATTTTTCACACAAAGCCATTGAAAAAAAATGACAAAAATATTGAAAAGAAAATAATGTTTATAAAACTACTGATAGTAATCACAAAAAAGCTTATGTTTTAGATATGTTTCCTTATCCAAGTGGAGCTGGATTACATGTTGGTCACATTAAAGGATATACAGCAACTGATGTTTATAGTAGATTTAAAAGAATGCAAGGATATGATGTTTTACACCCAATTGGTTGAGATGCATTTGGTTTGCCAGCTGAACAATATGCTTTAAAAACAGGAAATGACCCAAGAGACTTTACTTTAAAAAATATTGAAAATTTTAAAGCTCAACTTGTTAAAATGGGTTTTAGTTATGATTATGATAAAGAAATTAACACAGCTGATCCAAATTACTATAAAGTTACACAATGAATATTTAAAGAACTTTATAAAAAAGGTTTAGCTGAAAATAGAAATATTGATGTTAATTGATGTCAAGAACTAGGGACTGTTTTAGCAAATGATGAAATTATTGAAAAAGACGGTTTAATGGTTAGTGAAAGAGGAGAATATCCTGTAGTTAAGAAAAAAATGCGTCAGTGAGTTTTAAAAATTACTGATTATGCAGACAAACTTTTAAAAGGTCTAGATAATTTAGATTGACCAAATTCTGTAAAAGAATTGCAAAGAAATTGAATTGGTAAATCTGAAGGATGTGAAATAAACTTTAAATCAAATGATATAAACATTCCAGTTTTTACTACCAGAGCTGATACTGTTTTTGGAGCAACTTATATTGTTTTAGCTCCAGAAAATGAACTTGTTTTAAAACTAACAACACCAAATAAATTAGATGAAGTTAAAAAATATATTGAACTAACTGCAAATAAATCTGAAATTGAAAGAAAAGATGAATCAAAAACTAAAACAGGTGTATTTATCGGTAGTTATGCTATTAACCCATTAACTAAAGAACAAATTCAAATTTGAATTAGTGACTATGTTTTAAATGATTATGGTTCAGGAGCTATTATGGCTGTTCCTGCTCATGATAAAAGAGATTGAGATTTTGCTACTAAGTTTAACTTGCCAATTAGATTTGTAATTAGTACAAAGGATGAATCTAAAGCTTTTGTTGGTGAAGGAAAACATATTAATTCAGAATTTTTAAATGATCTTGATAGAATTCAAAGTTTGCAAGTAATTCATGATTATATTGAAAAAAATAATTTAGGTAAGAAAAAAACTAATTATAAATTAAGAGATTGGTTATTTTCAAGACAAAGATTTTATGGTGAACCATTCCCAGTTTTATATGATAAAGATAATAATATTATTTTAGTTGAAGATGATGATCTACCAATTACTTTGCCAAAAACTGATTATATAAAACCAACTAATACTGGTGAAAGTCCTTTAGCTAATGTTAAAAATTGAGTAAATGTAAAAATTGGCGATAGAGAATATAAAAGAGAAACTAATACTATGCCTCAATCTGCTGGATCAAGTTGATACTTTATTGCTTATATTTTAGCTAATTCAAAAAATAATTTAATTGATTTAACTAGTGATGAAGCTAAAAAAAGATTAGAAAAATGATTACCAGTTGATTTGTATATTGGTGGTCAAGAACATGCAGTTGGTCATTTATTGTATTCTAGATTTTGAACTCATTTCTTATATGATTTAGGATTATTACCAACAAGTGAACCATTTCAACGATTATTTAATCAAGGAATGATATTAGGACCTGATAATAGAAAAATGTCTAAATCTTGAGGAAATGTTATTAATCCAGATGATGTAATAGATACACATGGTGCTGATGCTTTAAGATTGTATGAAATGTTTATGGGGCCATTAGATGCTAGTTTACCTTGAAGTTTTGATGGATTAGATGCTAGTTTGAAATGATTAAATCGTTGTTATAGAATGATTAATAAAATTGAGTTTAGTAATACCAATAATCATAAGTTAGATTATGTTTATAATGATGTAGTTAAAAAAGTAACTCAAATGATTACAGAATTGAAATTTAACACAGCAATTAGTCAGTTAATGGTTTTAGTAAATGCAATTTATAAAGAAGAACTATCTACAGTTTATAAGCCATATATTGAAGGTTTTGTAAAAATGTTAAGTTTATTTTCTCCACATTTAGCTGAAGAATTATGAGAAAAATTAGGAAATAATTCTAGTGTAACTTTACAAGCTTGACCAGAATTTGATGAAACTAAAATAGTTAAAAATACTGTTGTTATTGCTTTACAAGTTAATGGAAAATTAAGATCAACAATTGAAGTTGAAAAAGGAACAGATAAAGAAACTTTAATAAAATTAGCACAAGAAAATGAAAACATTATTAGATTTATTAAAGGTCATAAGAATTTAAAATATATAGCAGTTGTTGATCGAATTGTCAACATTGTAATTGAGTAA